One window from the genome of Bacillus weihaiensis encodes:
- a CDS encoding CotD family spore coat protein — MHCKPKVMAPIVHPTKCCVQNNYSETIVPHIHPQHTTTVNHDFYKHQHYFPQTQSVENEVTHQHFNVYGPTPGFGQGAPGPRPGFGPGPFFG, encoded by the coding sequence ATGCATTGTAAACCAAAAGTAATGGCGCCAATTGTTCACCCTACAAAATGTTGTGTTCAAAATAACTATTCGGAAACGATCGTACCACATATTCACCCACAACACACGACAACAGTAAATCATGATTTTTATAAACACCAACATTATTTCCCGCAAACACAATCTGTTGAGAATGAAGTAACTCATCAGCATTTTAATGTGTATGGTCCAACTCCAGGGTTTGGCCAAGGAGCACCAGGACCTCGTCCAGGATTCGGGCCAGGACCATTTTTCGGGTAA
- a CDS encoding ribonuclease H-like domain-containing protein, with the protein MSLINKLNRMKKNIIREEQQIEGRSPTESAENSIWAEHGMTVFTYENQSCLIKEVEYPLDYKHGHYSLGEFHKVVRLWNQSHSTHPLSSKGHESHELFFFDTETTGLGGGVGNTIFLLGQAQVLEDKVVVRQYLLPQPGNEVALYSSFLEKVNSKTLVTYNGKAFDWPQVKTRHTLIKERVPKLPPFGHFDLFHAARRLWKNDLDSVRLANVESEILGIKREDDVPGFLAPMIYFQFVKQQRPEIILGVLKHNEIDVLSLITLYTHLSLKLLNTNLEATENEHYEIARWLDYVGDDETAIDAYEALLNKGKQNEDKTYLALGAKYKKRKDYHKATVAWEKVAKFNIPQTSSIAAIELAKYYEHKEKNVEKAIHFTQLVLNYIRENRDIPFNKEDIERRMDRLEKKSNRNIARASAGTEEFRQKQAKS; encoded by the coding sequence GGCAGAACACGGAATGACTGTTTTCACATATGAAAATCAATCTTGTTTAATAAAAGAGGTCGAATATCCGTTAGATTACAAACATGGTCATTATAGCCTAGGTGAATTTCATAAAGTAGTTCGTTTATGGAATCAGAGTCATTCTACACATCCACTTTCTTCGAAGGGACATGAATCTCATGAGTTGTTCTTTTTCGATACGGAAACAACTGGACTCGGTGGAGGAGTAGGGAACACAATCTTTCTATTAGGTCAAGCACAAGTACTGGAAGATAAAGTAGTCGTAAGACAATATCTTTTACCACAACCAGGAAATGAAGTAGCCTTATATTCTAGTTTTTTGGAGAAGGTAAACAGTAAAACGTTAGTAACATATAATGGTAAAGCCTTTGATTGGCCACAAGTGAAAACGAGGCACACTTTAATAAAAGAAAGAGTACCCAAGCTTCCTCCTTTTGGGCATTTTGACTTGTTTCATGCAGCAAGAAGGTTATGGAAAAATGACTTAGACTCTGTTAGATTAGCAAATGTTGAATCTGAAATTTTAGGTATTAAAAGGGAAGATGATGTACCTGGATTTTTAGCTCCAATGATTTATTTTCAGTTTGTTAAACAACAAAGGCCTGAGATCATCTTAGGAGTGTTAAAGCATAATGAGATTGATGTTCTGTCTTTAATAACTTTATATACCCATTTATCCCTAAAGTTACTAAATACTAACCTAGAGGCAACTGAAAATGAACACTATGAGATTGCAAGGTGGTTAGATTATGTAGGTGACGATGAAACAGCAATTGATGCATATGAAGCATTACTTAATAAAGGTAAACAGAACGAGGATAAAACATACTTAGCTTTAGGTGCTAAATATAAAAAACGAAAAGATTATCATAAAGCAACTGTGGCTTGGGAAAAAGTAGCAAAGTTTAATATTCCACAAACATCATCTATTGCTGCGATTGAGCTTGCAAAATATTATGAGCACAAAGAAAAAAATGTTGAAAAAGCAATACACTTTACTCAATTAGTGCTTAATTATATTAGAGAAAACAGAGATATCCCATTTAATAAAGAAGATATCGAGAGAAGAATGGACAGATTAGAAAAAAAGAGTAATAGAAATATTGCCCGGGCAAGCGCAGGAACTGAGGAATTTCGTCAAAAACAAGCAAAATCTTAA
- the gpsB gene encoding cell division regulator GpsB codes for MLSDKVKLTAKEILEKEFKSGVRGYKQEEVDKYLDLIIKDYETFHQEIEDLQQENMRLKKQLDDTYKKQTPVQTNTTNFDILKRLSNLEKHVFGSKLYD; via the coding sequence ATGCTTTCGGATAAAGTAAAATTAACTGCGAAAGAAATATTGGAAAAAGAATTTAAATCAGGTGTAAGAGGATATAAACAAGAAGAAGTAGATAAATATTTGGATCTCATCATAAAAGATTATGAAACGTTTCATCAGGAGATTGAAGACCTACAACAGGAAAATATGCGTTTAAAAAAACAGCTAGATGATACATACAAGAAACAAACGCCTGTTCAAACGAATACAACGAACTTTGATATTTTAAAACGACTTTCAAATTTAGAAAAGCATGTCTTTGGAAGTAAATTATACGACTGA
- a CDS encoding DUF1273 domain-containing protein translates to MKVLTVSGYKSFELGIFKNDDQAVTFIKKAIEKILKNYLENGLEWVIISGQMGVELWTAEVVFDLQHDYTNLKLAILTPFLNQESKWNETNKEFYEFIVSQADYVDSITKREYDSPVQFRQKNEFLITKSDGLLLVYDEEKQGSPKFLLDSAKRKQENADFLIELITFQDLQDVVEEENMKNSESW, encoded by the coding sequence ATGAAGGTATTAACGGTTTCTGGATACAAATCATTTGAATTAGGTATTTTTAAGAATGACGATCAGGCAGTAACCTTTATAAAAAAAGCAATTGAAAAAATTCTTAAGAATTATTTAGAGAATGGTTTAGAATGGGTTATTATCAGTGGACAAATGGGTGTCGAACTATGGACTGCTGAAGTGGTGTTTGATTTACAACATGACTACACGAATTTAAAGTTAGCCATTTTAACACCGTTTTTAAACCAAGAGAGTAAGTGGAATGAGACGAATAAGGAATTTTATGAGTTTATCGTTTCCCAAGCTGATTATGTCGATAGTATTACTAAGAGAGAATATGATAGTCCAGTGCAATTTCGTCAAAAAAATGAATTTTTAATAACGAAAAGTGATGGATTATTATTGGTTTATGATGAAGAAAAACAAGGGTCACCTAAATTTCTGTTAGATAGTGCAAAAAGAAAGCAGGAAAATGCCGATTTTCTAATTGAACTTATTACCTTTCAGGATCTACAAGATGTTGTTGAAGAAGAGAACATGAAGAACAGTGAGTCTTGGTGA